From a single Calditrichota bacterium genomic region:
- a CDS encoding AI-2E family transporter: MRFYYIRKKSKRKTPPVVRDSKTVKISLAVLVVFAVGFILHLLQAIFKPLFIAIILSYIFEPLINVMRRIKIPKVVAIVVVLVITFVFFYLVGLIIYANVAAFSAEFPKYQAKFNDLYLKIIGMLEIPREQIVAYYQHIDWGELLQKLSIPSLLSSSIGSFINFIANIFLILLFTVYILLGREHLISNIAKAFPGKRSQKIYYIMGNINDGIQKYFFAKTLISLGTGLSATVILLIFGVDFAWIWGLLTFLLNFIPNIGSIIATAPPILVAIFQFGSFFPAVWVGSLLIGVQITWGNIVEPSVMGKSLNMSPLVVIVSLIFWGFVWGPIGMILAVPISSTIQIICRNIDPLKPIAILIAEE; this comes from the coding sequence ATGCGCTTTTATTATATACGAAAAAAAAGTAAGCGAAAAACTCCGCCGGTTGTGCGCGATAGCAAGACTGTTAAAATTTCTCTCGCGGTGCTGGTTGTGTTTGCAGTGGGGTTTATTCTGCACTTGCTGCAAGCTATTTTCAAACCTTTATTTATTGCTATTATTCTGTCATATATTTTCGAACCGTTAATCAATGTCATGAGACGGATCAAAATTCCCAAGGTCGTCGCTATTGTCGTTGTTTTGGTGATTACTTTCGTTTTCTTTTATCTTGTGGGTCTGATTATTTATGCAAATGTGGCTGCATTTTCTGCTGAATTTCCCAAATATCAGGCTAAATTCAATGATTTGTATCTAAAAATCATTGGTATGCTTGAGATTCCGCGCGAACAAATCGTCGCGTATTACCAACATATTGACTGGGGTGAATTATTACAAAAACTTTCCATCCCGTCGCTGTTGTCGTCAAGCATCGGATCATTCATTAATTTCATTGCCAATATTTTTCTTATCTTATTGTTTACCGTTTACATTTTGTTGGGCCGGGAACATTTGATTTCAAATATTGCCAAAGCTTTTCCAGGAAAACGGTCCCAAAAAATCTATTACATCATGGGTAATATTAATGATGGGATACAAAAATATTTCTTTGCCAAAACCCTGATCAGCCTCGGCACCGGGCTCAGCGCCACGGTCATTTTGCTTATTTTTGGCGTTGATTTTGCCTGGATCTGGGGATTGCTGACGTTTTTGTTGAATTTTATTCCTAATATCGGTTCGATAATCGCTACGGCGCCGCCGATCTTGGTCGCTATTTTTCAATTCGGAAGTTTTTTCCCGGCTGTCTGGGTGGGGAGTTTGTTGATTGGCGTGCAAATAACATGGGGCAACATTGTTGAACCCTCGGTTATGGGAAAAAGTCTAAACATGAGCCCGTTAGTCGTTATTGTTTCCTTAATTTTTTGGGGATTTGTCTGGGGACCGATTGGCATGATACTCGCTGTTCCCATTTCTTCTACTATTCAAATTATCTGTCGCAACATTGATCCGTTGAAACCAATTGCCATTTTGATTGCCGAAGAGTAG
- a CDS encoding TonB-dependent receptor — MNKKILVALMVLILAPTLIFAGVTGKISGKVVDKDTGEPLPGVNVMLEGTMMGAASDINGIFIILNVPVGTYTVTARYIGYKTVSISNIRVHPDLTTDVNFELPTTVLEGETVSIVAERPIINKNVTSTVKTLQAEDLKNIPMRGVTTVMNLSSAVVSDNGFHVRGSRSEESVTYVDGVMTSLISSGTTNALSVINNAIEETNFNVGGFNAEYGFANGGVLLTTTKSGGSDYNFSFEAISDEAFKNNEGKTLGTQSWGYNTYTLTAGGPVPFIADKKMRFFVAAERNYNGGYATNWHGIDFDTTLVSFGDTLVYNPHYGPGPIPGYYNSTWDVNGNMSYSPSAAFRVKVGGTFHTGQDRGGSRWGALMNLDKLTLNKRWNASAFVKFTHQVNPRLFYTFNLNYFYYKTEYGDPDLWSDIRKYGDPAYNTGMRDWGLGHTYNLFGILFPSLPGQVISRYGKNAQENFGPKFDLTWQFNNFNELKTGFQYDYYTVRRYFHYSTSAIALGLHRRDTNADDNRTDFDIFRNNLINYGYDIWGNEISGNKFYDATNNQGQIVKADGNDAPRHPIQSAFYLQDKIELKDLILNAGIRVDYFDSGVKSWKDPARLLFTSTNLIADSSFGDSKKYTVISPRLGWSFPVTEKTVFHAQFGRFVQMPKTNDMYDGHTAVSRFLQGGNARSMPNPNLKPMKTIQYEVGLQQQIGMNASLNITAFYKDIKDYIQLRVFFPEAGYGYASYFQYQNVDYGTTKGLQISFNLRRTNRISASLDYTYSKAMGTGSSSGSHFDIAWQDQQLRFPTIIMPLDYNQDHVGNVNIDFRLNKDDGPTLFGVKPFANFGLNVFYTIHSGSRYTRIEPGALGLFPQNAPHPIEALNSSVLPWYNRMDLKIDRTVYVGKYRIKPYIWVYNVFNKKNVTGVYAQSGDPHDNGWFLTSDGKAWLEINGKDGEYLAREALSGGGTANVSTPRILRFGLLVEF; from the coding sequence ATGAACAAAAAAATTCTTGTTGCGTTGATGGTGTTAATATTGGCGCCGACGCTCATTTTTGCAGGAGTTACCGGTAAAATTTCCGGTAAAGTTGTGGACAAGGATACTGGTGAACCACTGCCGGGCGTCAATGTTATGCTGGAAGGTACCATGATGGGAGCGGCTTCAGATATCAACGGCATTTTCATTATCTTGAACGTTCCGGTTGGGACCTACACGGTTACGGCTCGCTACATCGGCTATAAAACCGTTTCTATTAGCAACATTCGCGTACATCCGGATTTGACGACTGATGTCAATTTCGAATTGCCGACAACGGTTCTGGAGGGAGAGACCGTTAGCATCGTTGCAGAGCGACCTATCATCAATAAAAATGTAACCAGTACCGTGAAAACTCTACAAGCGGAAGATTTGAAAAATATTCCGATGCGTGGCGTAACAACGGTTATGAATTTATCGTCCGCGGTAGTCAGCGACAACGGTTTTCATGTTCGCGGCAGTAGGAGCGAGGAAAGCGTCACGTACGTGGACGGAGTGATGACTTCTCTGATTTCCAGCGGAACGACAAATGCGTTATCAGTGATTAACAACGCTATTGAAGAGACAAACTTTAACGTCGGTGGATTTAATGCTGAGTATGGCTTTGCCAATGGCGGCGTTCTGCTGACGACGACAAAATCCGGCGGGTCGGACTATAATTTCAGTTTTGAAGCTATTTCCGATGAAGCATTCAAAAACAATGAAGGAAAAACCTTAGGGACTCAATCCTGGGGCTACAACACCTATACGCTGACTGCCGGCGGTCCTGTGCCTTTTATCGCTGACAAAAAGATGAGATTCTTTGTCGCTGCCGAAAGAAACTATAATGGCGGCTATGCGACTAACTGGCACGGTATCGATTTCGATACGACGCTAGTATCCTTTGGCGATACTCTGGTTTATAATCCGCATTACGGCCCCGGACCGATTCCCGGATACTATAACTCTACGTGGGACGTCAACGGAAATATGAGTTATTCTCCCAGCGCTGCATTTCGAGTTAAAGTCGGCGGAACGTTTCACACTGGACAGGATAGAGGTGGCAGCCGCTGGGGCGCGCTGATGAATTTAGACAAACTTACACTGAATAAACGCTGGAACGCAAGTGCGTTTGTGAAATTCACACATCAGGTGAATCCTCGCTTGTTCTACACGTTCAATCTGAATTATTTCTACTATAAAACAGAGTACGGCGATCCTGATTTGTGGAGCGACATTCGCAAATACGGCGATCCTGCATACAATACGGGAATGCGCGATTGGGGATTAGGACATACTTATAATTTATTCGGTATACTCTTTCCCTCATTGCCTGGTCAGGTAATTTCACGTTATGGGAAAAATGCTCAAGAAAACTTTGGGCCCAAATTTGATTTAACCTGGCAGTTCAATAACTTCAACGAACTGAAAACAGGCTTTCAGTACGACTACTACACAGTGCGTCGTTATTTCCATTATTCGACTTCAGCCATTGCACTCGGACTTCATAGGCGCGATACCAACGCAGATGATAACAGAACAGATTTTGATATTTTCCGAAATAATCTGATCAATTATGGCTACGATATCTGGGGCAACGAAATTAGTGGTAACAAGTTTTACGACGCAACCAATAATCAGGGACAAATCGTTAAAGCGGACGGTAATGATGCACCACGCCATCCTATTCAATCGGCTTTTTACCTCCAGGATAAGATTGAGTTGAAAGACTTGATTTTAAATGCAGGCATAAGAGTCGACTATTTTGATTCGGGAGTGAAAAGTTGGAAAGATCCGGCTCGCCTGCTTTTCACAAGCACGAACCTGATTGCCGACAGCAGTTTTGGCGATTCAAAAAAATACACCGTGATCAGCCCCCGCTTGGGATGGTCGTTCCCTGTGACTGAAAAAACTGTATTTCATGCCCAGTTTGGCAGATTTGTGCAAATGCCGAAAACAAACGATATGTACGATGGCCACACAGCCGTGTCGCGTTTTCTGCAGGGCGGAAATGCGCGTTCCATGCCTAACCCGAATCTGAAACCAATGAAAACCATTCAATACGAAGTGGGTTTGCAGCAGCAGATCGGTATGAACGCCAGTTTGAATATCACCGCATTTTACAAAGATATCAAAGATTATATCCAGTTGCGCGTTTTCTTCCCGGAAGCCGGCTACGGATATGCTTCTTATTTTCAGTATCAAAATGTTGATTACGGTACAACCAAAGGCTTGCAGATTAGCTTTAATCTCAGACGAACGAATCGTATTAGCGCTTCATTAGATTATACCTACTCCAAAGCCATGGGTACCGGTTCAAGCAGCGGTAGTCATTTCGATATTGCCTGGCAGGATCAACAGTTGCGTTTCCCGACAATCATTATGCCGCTGGATTATAACCAGGACCATGTCGGAAATGTGAACATTGACTTCCGTCTCAATAAAGATGACGGCCCGACTCTTTTCGGCGTTAAGCCATTTGCTAATTTTGGGCTGAATGTTTTTTACACGATTCATAGCGGTTCTCGTTATACCCGAATCGAACCGGGCGCTTTAGGCCTTTTCCCGCAGAATGCTCCTCATCCCATCGAGGCGCTGAATTCTTCTGTCTTGCCGTGGTACAACAGAATGGATCTCAAGATTGATCGAACAGTTTATGTTGGTAAATACAGGATTAAACCTTACATCTGGGTGTACAACGTATTCAACAAGAAAAACGTTACGGGTGTCTATGCGCAAAGCGGTGACCCGCATGATAACGGTTGGTTTCTGACTTCTGACGGAAAAGCCTGGTTAGAGATCAACGGTAAAGATGGCGAATATCTTGCCCGAGAAGCCCTGAGTGGCGGCGGCACAGCCAATGTGAGTACGCCTCGTATTTTGCGTTTTGGCCTGTTGGTGGAATTTTAA
- a CDS encoding T9SS type A sorting domain-containing protein yields the protein MIKKIIPGLVVCLMLLFVVSAALAVEGTPSGKTLNKNLTIRAVKYIDVNQIRSSVMNNGTFTRHPITGNADMEWPKGSGKYICYNAGIWIAGKINGDIRTACADYNVEYQPGKILPDGTADDPSKEEYRVYKVHKDYPDGDAALEIDSWDTWRTFAEQQGAPAVADADNNWIGLGDEMLYAVMNDLDQNLHNGCYNTLPIGIELHLIVFGFDRAGSLGNTIFIKYIVINKGQNDLQEAYIGAWADVDNGDANDDLIGYDLDTGMSYCYGGKPIDSTYGPKPPALGWDYFQGPIVDSPGDSVQLPDGTVYHDKKMIGATSFNKYYNGNATYSDPPYSAQGALEVWNYLSGTQKDGTPWVNPVTGEVTTFSNTGDPVTGTGWLSTMENPPDDIRMLTGSGPFTLSVGDTQNIVLGCVIAQGNNRLSSVSKLRFYDKLVQQAYDLNFSIPSPPLAPNVVVTEDDRSVLVTWNNDDEDYVQKGYQFEGYNVYIGSSAGGPWKRLATYDENDGILVVKDETYDDNSGVTVELPSAFGEDKGLKYYYRYTKDYEDLPMANGRNYYVAVTSYAVGLESVPRILESSKNVLTVTPHKPPLGTVVNQDFGQTIPVEHYQGAADTSKYEIWVQVWDPLHVETADYEVDFNPDSSWTLLKNGQAVEGYTNVTNYGVDKQLSEKTSIYDSPIDFFIGVDADFVANDVLTWVPKLVADAGPVNPGLVDSLSHPYLKLKYKNDMAKFGTFKKGTSDPSILYNKLEIRFTGVMDSTTMEVVSGGSMSTLEFSFGDASHFIPEHPKNPNPGSRDPFLLRVPFEVWDMDRNIQLNTGFADFKQKISDSTFVPTWTPEGDCIIYVLGSEYDEQVHNISYTGQDTMATWMFTYRPGMTWSTGDIVELSFPAIYPVTGKEVTVHMKGQDITLTPDKFKFSIKGPETGVLSDVKQRLDLINVYPNPYFAHTISEKALHQEHVTFINLPEQCTIRIFTISGQLVRKIEHNDPNSTVHNWDLRNANNLPVASGFYIAYIEIPNVGTKILKMAVIFREQRLKNL from the coding sequence ATGATAAAAAAGATCATACCCGGATTGGTCGTGTGCCTGATGCTGCTATTTGTTGTCAGTGCAGCTTTGGCGGTTGAAGGGACACCTTCCGGAAAAACTCTAAATAAGAATTTGACCATAAGAGCGGTCAAGTATATCGATGTTAACCAAATCCGAAGTTCCGTGATGAACAACGGGACCTTTACTCGCCATCCGATTACCGGCAACGCTGATATGGAATGGCCAAAAGGTTCCGGAAAATATATCTGTTACAACGCTGGAATTTGGATTGCCGGAAAAATAAATGGCGACATTCGTACGGCGTGTGCCGACTATAATGTCGAGTATCAACCCGGCAAGATTTTACCGGATGGGACAGCAGACGATCCGTCAAAAGAGGAATACCGCGTGTACAAAGTGCATAAGGACTATCCGGATGGTGATGCGGCCCTTGAAATCGATTCTTGGGATACCTGGCGCACTTTTGCCGAGCAACAAGGCGCTCCTGCTGTGGCCGATGCTGATAATAATTGGATCGGTCTCGGTGATGAAATGCTGTATGCCGTTATGAACGATTTAGATCAAAACTTGCATAATGGCTGCTACAATACTTTGCCCATTGGTATTGAACTTCATCTGATTGTATTTGGTTTTGATCGCGCCGGATCTCTCGGAAACACTATTTTCATTAAGTATATTGTCATTAATAAAGGTCAGAATGATTTGCAGGAAGCCTACATTGGCGCCTGGGCAGACGTGGATAATGGCGATGCAAATGATGACTTAATTGGCTATGACCTCGATACCGGAATGAGCTATTGCTATGGCGGGAAACCTATAGATTCTACTTATGGACCGAAACCGCCGGCTTTAGGCTGGGATTATTTTCAGGGACCGATTGTCGATTCACCTGGCGATTCGGTGCAACTTCCCGATGGTACCGTTTACCATGACAAAAAAATGATCGGAGCGACCTCTTTCAATAAATACTACAATGGTAATGCAACATACAGTGATCCTCCGTACAGCGCTCAGGGCGCGTTGGAAGTCTGGAATTACCTCAGTGGTACGCAAAAAGATGGCACTCCCTGGGTGAATCCTGTAACAGGAGAAGTCACCACTTTTTCGAATACAGGAGATCCTGTTACCGGTACTGGCTGGTTGTCAACTATGGAAAACCCACCTGATGATATTCGTATGTTAACGGGTTCGGGTCCCTTTACTCTCTCGGTTGGTGACACGCAGAATATTGTTCTTGGTTGTGTCATTGCTCAGGGCAATAATCGTCTTTCAAGTGTGTCCAAGTTACGATTTTACGACAAGTTAGTGCAACAAGCTTATGATCTGAACTTTAGCATTCCGAGCCCGCCGCTTGCGCCGAATGTTGTCGTCACTGAAGATGATCGATCTGTTTTGGTAACCTGGAATAATGACGATGAGGATTATGTGCAAAAAGGTTATCAATTCGAAGGTTATAACGTTTATATCGGCTCATCAGCCGGTGGCCCCTGGAAAAGGTTGGCGACTTACGATGAGAATGACGGAATTCTTGTCGTAAAAGACGAGACTTATGATGACAATAGCGGTGTTACAGTGGAGTTACCGAGCGCTTTTGGTGAAGATAAAGGCCTCAAATATTACTACCGTTACACTAAAGACTATGAAGATCTTCCCATGGCAAATGGGCGTAATTACTACGTTGCGGTTACAAGTTACGCCGTGGGGCTGGAAAGTGTGCCTCGAATTCTGGAAAGTTCAAAGAATGTCTTGACAGTTACGCCGCATAAACCGCCCCTGGGAACGGTAGTGAATCAGGATTTTGGCCAAACTATTCCTGTGGAGCACTATCAAGGCGCCGCAGATACTTCGAAATATGAAATCTGGGTGCAAGTATGGGATCCGCTCCACGTGGAAACTGCTGATTATGAAGTTGACTTTAATCCGGATAGCAGTTGGACATTGCTCAAAAACGGACAGGCTGTTGAAGGCTATACCAATGTGACAAATTATGGTGTCGATAAGCAGTTGTCCGAAAAAACATCAATCTATGACAGTCCAATCGATTTCTTCATCGGAGTTGATGCAGATTTCGTTGCCAATGATGTTCTAACCTGGGTGCCCAAGCTTGTTGCAGACGCGGGTCCGGTAAATCCTGGCTTGGTGGATAGCCTCTCCCATCCGTATCTTAAGCTAAAATATAAAAATGATATGGCCAAATTTGGAACTTTTAAGAAAGGCACGTCAGATCCATCAATTTTATACAACAAGCTGGAAATTAGATTCACTGGTGTAATGGATTCCACAACGATGGAAGTTGTTTCCGGTGGTTCGATGTCCACATTGGAGTTCTCCTTTGGCGATGCGTCGCATTTTATTCCAGAGCATCCGAAGAATCCTAATCCTGGATCAAGAGATCCTTTCTTGCTAAGGGTTCCGTTTGAAGTTTGGGACATGGATCGCAATATCCAATTAAACACTGGATTTGCAGATTTTAAACAAAAAATTTCGGACTCCACGTTTGTCCCGACATGGACGCCAGAAGGTGATTGTATTATTTATGTGCTTGGTTCCGAATATGATGAGCAAGTCCACAATATCAGCTATACGGGCCAGGACACAATGGCAACATGGATGTTCACGTACCGCCCAGGAATGACGTGGAGCACTGGAGATATTGTTGAGCTCTCTTTTCCAGCGATTTATCCCGTCACAGGTAAAGAAGTGACCGTCCACATGAAAGGCCAGGATATTACGCTTACCCCTGACAAATTTAAATTTTCGATCAAGGGCCCTGAAACTGGCGTCTTGTCTGACGTAAAACAAAGATTGGATTTGATTAATGTATATCCGAATCCTTATTTTGCACACACGATCAGCGAAAAAGCTTTACATCAAGAGCATGTTACTTTCATCAATTTACCTGAACAATGCACGATTAGAATCTTCACTATCAGCGGGCAGTTAGTGCGAAAGATTGAGCACAATGATCCGAATTCCACTGTACACAACTGGGATTTGCGCAATGCAAATAATCTCCCGGTGGCGAGCGGATTCTATATTGCCTATATTGAGATACCTAATGTTGGCACGAAGATTCTGAAAATGGCTGTTATTTTCAGGGAACAGAGATTGAAAAATCTGTAA
- a CDS encoding PorV/PorQ family protein: MKINKVVFLIAVIAIVFSVTALFAGNKDKVGGAGAQQLMIPIGSRSLAMGGASNAMVSGNEAIYWNPAGLAASDATAEATFSNMQWIADTQVNFVAVSAKLGNIGSFGASAKIFSFGKFEQTTEFETEGTGIMIDPTISTVALTYSRQMTDRIFFGVNAKLISENIMRTSATGMAFDIGVQYISSLGVRMGLTLNNFGGMMKYSGGDLQRTVDLPHTEAGTEPMDLRLEAQQFELPSTFEIGLAYDYRLTDQHVVTVAGNFRSQNYGLDEVQGGVEYAFNNMFFLRAGYATQTEDQADNIFGMSAGAGFRYALPSGTAFVIDYAYRQTDYFESNQCVTFSVQF; encoded by the coding sequence ATGAAAATAAACAAGGTAGTTTTTCTAATCGCAGTTATCGCCATTGTCTTCAGTGTAACTGCGTTATTCGCAGGAAATAAGGACAAGGTTGGCGGAGCGGGCGCGCAGCAGCTCATGATACCCATTGGTTCGCGTTCTCTTGCTATGGGAGGCGCTTCCAATGCAATGGTGAGTGGCAATGAGGCGATCTATTGGAACCCTGCCGGTTTAGCGGCGTCTGATGCGACGGCAGAGGCGACTTTCTCAAATATGCAGTGGATTGCCGATACTCAAGTTAATTTTGTGGCGGTTTCAGCAAAACTGGGAAACATCGGATCTTTTGGTGCCAGTGCGAAAATTTTCAGTTTCGGCAAGTTTGAGCAAACCACCGAATTTGAAACTGAGGGTACCGGTATTATGATTGACCCGACTATTAGTACGGTGGCATTAACTTACTCAAGACAAATGACGGACCGCATTTTCTTTGGTGTAAATGCGAAGCTCATTTCTGAAAATATTATGCGTACTTCAGCAACAGGAATGGCCTTCGATATTGGCGTTCAGTATATCAGCAGTCTCGGCGTACGCATGGGCTTGACGCTGAACAATTTTGGCGGTATGATGAAATACAGCGGTGGAGATCTGCAGAGAACAGTTGATCTTCCGCATACGGAAGCAGGCACTGAGCCAATGGATTTGCGTCTTGAAGCCCAGCAATTTGAACTGCCAAGCACATTTGAAATTGGTTTGGCTTATGACTATCGTTTGACTGATCAGCACGTTGTGACCGTGGCAGGAAATTTCAGAAGCCAAAACTACGGACTGGATGAAGTCCAGGGCGGCGTCGAATATGCTTTTAACAACATGTTTTTCCTCCGCGCCGGCTATGCTACTCAAACTGAAGATCAGGCAGACAATATTTTTGGTATGTCCGCAGGAGCCGGATTCAGATATGCGTTGCCTTCCGGCACGGCATTTGTCATTGACTATGCCTATCGGCAAACAGACTATTTTGAATCCAACCAGTGTGTTACTTTCTCGGTTCAGTTTTAG
- a CDS encoding GWxTD domain-containing protein, translating to MKKMILLVYLVLISGLFPSKILAQNKINLGLNVKQFRFNADTSLVEIYYGLLSGIHANQAKKSEYAFELTASAGKQDLFRNIWKVENHSDFNDSSGAKLKVDVLRYLLTPGKYDFQLIAKDLATPDRIDSVRIKNFIVRKNAENVTMMSDIELSREIAPASRAGAEKFVKNNFRVVPSVLNYYDLQNPNVYYYLEIYHVKQSFKGKYFYIKRTILDGQGLPVPSFPVFNKKKRIRGDDDIEVGMFGIQNLPSGKYNLHLAVADSSGHNIAARLVAFYVNNPTVQPENQANMSLEDQMAKSEIALVDVNDLDMLLGALKYLLAESERKIIDNINTEKGKRLYLFRYWKENDNNPDTNSLESFRDFIWRVQYANANFSDIRMKGWMSDRGRILITYGKPSEIQYYPNVPDFKEFQAWSYDEIENGVVFIFGVVGSFGDLKLLHSTKTGEVYNAGWLDLLKVSHGRTGIADETRGTNARDYMRRIFRDNNLEWPRYLK from the coding sequence ATGAAGAAGATGATTTTGCTGGTGTACCTTGTTCTCATTTCAGGTCTATTTCCGAGTAAGATATTGGCTCAGAATAAGATAAACCTTGGTTTGAATGTGAAACAATTCAGATTCAACGCGGATACTTCTTTAGTCGAAATCTATTATGGACTACTCAGCGGCATTCACGCAAATCAAGCGAAAAAATCAGAATATGCCTTTGAATTGACCGCTAGCGCGGGAAAGCAAGATTTGTTTAGAAATATCTGGAAAGTTGAGAATCACTCGGATTTCAATGATAGTTCCGGAGCAAAATTAAAAGTGGATGTTCTCCGCTATCTTCTTACTCCCGGAAAATATGATTTTCAACTGATAGCTAAAGATTTGGCGACACCAGATCGCATTGACAGCGTAAGAATTAAAAATTTTATCGTCCGAAAAAATGCTGAAAACGTCACAATGATGAGCGATATTGAACTATCACGAGAGATAGCTCCTGCAAGTAGAGCGGGCGCTGAAAAATTTGTGAAAAATAATTTTCGCGTGGTGCCAAGCGTTCTCAACTATTATGATTTACAAAATCCCAATGTTTATTATTATCTTGAAATCTATCACGTTAAACAATCTTTCAAGGGAAAATATTTTTACATAAAAAGAACGATTTTGGATGGACAGGGATTGCCGGTTCCCTCTTTCCCTGTTTTCAACAAGAAAAAAAGAATTCGCGGAGATGATGATATTGAAGTGGGGATGTTTGGAATCCAAAATTTACCTTCTGGAAAATATAATTTGCATCTTGCTGTCGCCGATTCTTCCGGACATAATATTGCGGCGCGGCTCGTCGCCTTTTATGTAAATAATCCGACCGTGCAGCCTGAAAATCAAGCAAACATGTCTCTTGAAGACCAGATGGCAAAAAGCGAGATAGCTCTGGTAGATGTGAATGATTTAGATATGTTACTTGGAGCTTTGAAATATTTACTTGCGGAAAGTGAGCGCAAGATCATAGATAATATTAACACTGAAAAAGGAAAGAGATTATATCTTTTCAGGTATTGGAAAGAAAATGACAATAATCCGGATACAAATTCGCTGGAGTCGTTTCGAGATTTTATCTGGCGTGTGCAATATGCCAATGCAAATTTCAGCGATATTCGCATGAAAGGGTGGATGTCTGATCGCGGACGAATCTTGATTACATACGGGAAACCATCGGAAATTCAGTATTACCCCAATGTGCCGGATTTCAAAGAATTTCAGGCGTGGAGTTATGATGAAATTGAAAATGGAGTGGTTTTCATTTTTGGAGTGGTGGGTAGCTTTGGTGATCTCAAATTGCTTCATTCGACCAAGACCGGTGAAGTTTACAATGCGGGTTGGTTGGATTTGCTCAAAGTGAGTCACGGCCGTACCGGAATTGCCGACGAGACCAGGGGCACCAATGCAAGAGATTACATGCGAAGAATATTTCGGGATAACAATTTAGAATGGCCCCGGTATCTAAAATAA
- a CDS encoding dinitrogenase iron-molybdenum cofactor biosynthesis protein has protein sequence MKIAVTAMGTNLRAKVDPRFGRAQNFIIVDPETSEYEAISNEGVNAAHGAGTQSALLMSQNGVEAVITGNVGPNAHQTLAAAGIKMYQLSDATVEEAIEKFKNNELQEITQAGPAGH, from the coding sequence ATGAAAATTGCAGTAACAGCAATGGGAACAAATTTGCGAGCAAAAGTTGATCCTCGATTCGGTCGAGCGCAAAATTTCATCATTGTGGACCCTGAAACATCGGAATATGAAGCCATTTCAAACGAAGGGGTGAACGCGGCACATGGCGCCGGAACGCAGTCGGCGCTTTTGATGAGCCAGAATGGCGTGGAAGCAGTGATTACGGGCAATGTCGGCCCTAATGCGCACCAAACTCTCGCAGCGGCTGGCATCAAGATGTATCAGCTCAGCGATGCTACTGTCGAGGAAGCAATTGAAAAATTCAAAAATAATGAGTTGCAAGAAATTACTCAAGCCGGTCCTGCCGGGCATTAA
- a CDS encoding 4Fe-4S dicluster domain-containing protein → MYAINSAKCDGCKQCMEVCEAGAIYLVDEKARVEPNLCTECGLCIDACPQSAIVVSGYELQAKYSDELSPQRSFLTLAKTGLSVMGSVLLPVLMSKVSDFLVSKVEDVGAPASQQKTGEKIIRGQGRRIRKRMRKKFSR, encoded by the coding sequence ATGTACGCAATTAACAGTGCAAAATGTGATGGGTGCAAACAATGCATGGAGGTCTGCGAGGCGGGAGCGATTTATTTGGTGGATGAAAAAGCTCGTGTTGAGCCAAATCTTTGTACAGAATGCGGATTGTGCATCGATGCCTGCCCGCAAAGTGCAATTGTTGTCAGCGGCTACGAATTGCAGGCAAAGTACTCGGACGAATTATCGCCGCAAAGGTCGTTTCTAACTCTTGCAAAAACAGGTCTGTCAGTCATGGGAAGTGTGCTGTTGCCTGTGCTCATGTCTAAAGTTAGTGACTTTCTTGTCTCGAAAGTAGAAGACGTCGGTGCACCCGCATCCCAGCAAAAGACTGGTGAGAAAATTATCCGCGGACAAGGGAGAAGAATAAGAAAACGAATGCGAAAAAAATTTAGCAGATAG